In Aethina tumida isolate Nest 87 chromosome 2, icAetTumi1.1, whole genome shotgun sequence, the DNA window atagtcatgaaacaaacagctaaagTGTTGAATTGTCTGAAACATTTGATCCGGAAATAAAACGGGCAAATGGAACAGGCgatcataaataaatgacaACACGACAAATTTCTGAGaagtattgataaaattttggttTCTCAGTCACCTGTACGTCTACCGGGGTTTACCTAAATGAAACACAGacactgaaatttatttcaagcaacttaattacaaatttctttttacagatcagATGAGGATTCCAAGTTAACCACTTCCATTTCCGAGTCCGAAACAGAACTCAACATATCAGTGGACATAAAGACAAAAGAACATCCTACAGATTCTGTCAGTGCGGAAAACACTGATTTTACAAGTGAAGTAATCGATCCTTGTCAATCTTCCACAGAAGAAATCGTAGATGACGACAGTCCAAAGTTTGAATCTACGAAGGAGAAGCAGTGTTGGGATATGTATTGTAAAATGTCGGAGAAGGGCATAAATGTTTCCTACGATACGATACTGCGTGGAATGTTGACCCCGACTGAATATCGAATGCGAAGGAAGGAAAGTATCACAGCTACCTTCGATAATTGCTGAGAACGAATTGATTTGCAACCTATCgcaatataaaatctaaattgtaGACCGTTgctgagaaataataatagaaattacaaGTTGCctattgatttgaattttattaaaaaattaatattaaattaacacatcctggttaaaacttttaaataaagaataaattcactgctccaaaaaattaatacaatataataataagtgatcattattatttttttcataaaactactaatatttttacatgcaaattttatgttcttttcaattatcctgaagaaaacaaaaataatttaattctaaaaaaatagcattttttataaaacacgaTTCTTTTTATTGATAGGTGTTTGCTCAAAGTACCTAAACGGTCCAATAATTTTGGACCACATGAATAGTGTGAAGGAGCGAATTGTCGAATTGATTCAATTTCTAACTAGGAccgtaaaatttttgtatcttAAAGTTGAAAGGCTCAAAAAACTATATTGGGAAAGAGTTGCAGCCCTGTCCTGGTCTCTAGTGTGATCATGTCtccaaatattctaatattcgGGAAATTTATGTATGCAACACACTAGACCTTTTGGCTTTCCATCAGTACATCTAGTCTTCTTCCACCAATAAAACAACATGAACACGCTCATGacgatttaaatttctaaaacgaaaataagattaatattttaaaaataatagatagaatgttattttcttgaataagtagttgttttaaatcattaatcattacatctataaaaaaacaatagtgaACCAATtcataagatttatttaaataaaattcgtgATACAGTATGTGGTAAgtagaaattcaataaaaattggttGTATAAGTACAGTCCTGAAAAAATTCTTACTATATGTATAAGAaacataataatgtaaaattatcacTTATCCTAACATGTTGGTacctttataattatgtaacaatgaaaaaattacacatCTATACAATTATTGTGTAGTAATTTGTGTTTTCACATAAACTCAATTAAAGGTGATATGTTATACAAATATGTGTGTTTATCACAATCTTTGAACATTCAGACTAGTAATACTGTACATTTATTCTTGTAACATTTAatcaacataatataatacacaTATATTGTAAGTTTGGTCAAATTATCAGACTTCCAAGCTATTTGGCTTTATCCGAATTTTTGGTGATCCAATTAATACCATCTTGATCTAaactacttttaataaatggtgACAGCCATACTAAGTACCATTTATCACCAAGAacatctttaatattattccaaaCACCTCTATCATATTCATTAAGTGActtatttctttcttttgtAACTTGTGCCTTTAACATATTACTggtatgataaaataatagtacACCACAAAATATTGCCCCTATTATGATAATCAAAGATACAACCACATAAGCCTGGTTATGtgtaaaatcaataaagaGTACAGCAAAaggaaatatgattttgaagaGTGTTTTCCATGAATAGTCAAAAGGAACTACTTCCCAAATAAACATTAGATTATAATAACTAGCATAGACAGTTGCAATAAACATATACAAGACAAACataataaagtatctaagattATCATGTCCAAtacaataactaataaatatacaatggtGATCTCTCTTTAGTATACACACATCACATACTTGACAATGCCAAGATCTTGGAGGAGCAAATGATTCACATACAGAACAAAACCTCCAACTTTTACCAGGATTTGAAGGCATTAGTCTTCCTCTTATGCTGGTATCACACAGCTGCAAAGCCACAAAGTTCGTGACAATGTTCCATAGGATGTAAGTTCCTAGGGTACAATGGAATATATGCCAAAAGCTCCACATCATGTAAAATCTGGGTAGCacgataaaaatttcaaaatagtaGACTGTCGGTATCATGACTATCACGAATAGAGTCGTTAGGGCGTCAGATACGCGCCTGGGTAGTAAATTTTTTCGaagtatcatttttaattgttgtaaataaaatgtaatgtaaatatataggTTAAGTCAACATAACCAAAACACATACATAGTGTCGCCATCACTACTTGACTGGGGGGAAGTACTGAAGAAGATGGGGAGATCACTGTAATGACTACGTTGGCACAAGTGGCTGTCATTAGTCATCTTTCTTCAACTAACCTAATTGTATTCATTTTGAGTGGTGACAGTTGTGTGTACGGTTATCGTGGTctgtgtttattttgtttatgtagttttttaattgtgaattGTGCGGTGAATATGCCTCCAAATTTACATCAATGATTCGACGGTGatcataaattatgaattattaaattcgtaTTAGAACTGCCATGGGGTCCAGAATAAGGTaagttttgatataaataaaagtataattataaatattagtgtTAACGTAGTGGGGACGTTTGAATATTGAGTTGTCCATTGAATTCATAAACAATGGTCTTTATTTAGATGAATGCAACACCTGTCTGAATTGAAATGAATAGCTGTTATTTATATGGGGCCCCACATGCATAACAATATTTCACGTTCCCATTTCAGGGAAGATGTAACACATTTCTTTGAATGCTTCTGCGAAATTGTTCCGCCGACTAACGATAAAAGTGCGTGGATCATACAACAATTCCCGGAAAAATACAAGGACGAAGGAGTGCTAAAATCTGTTCCAAATTTTGCATAtccatataaatttgaaaagtacGTTCGTTTGGTATTTTTCGCGAATACGGCAAATTGATGAGTTATTTCTTTTAGCACGGTCATTCAGCACTATTCTTTCGTTCTTACCGATTTAGAATCGAAATGGACCTTTGGATTCTGTCGGCACGATCCAAAATCGGAGACTGCAATTGTAGTTTTAAGTTATCTTCCATGGCACCAGGCATTCTACAAGTATGaacttaatatttgtttagttaGGATTATTATATTCAGGAAGGACAAATATGTACAaggaaaattacataaaaatgatgCCAATATTGTATGCCCGAATATTTACTTATGTgaatcataaatattcattttttttttaaatatttgttcatcCTGATGTTACATAGTATTGTATGGTACTGCAATAACACACTAACTTTGCTTTCCCTGTGTATATTACTTTCACTTGTAACTAATGTAAGCccgtgaattaattttattagcttttacttttaattgtaGCAATGGTaatgaaatagaaattttaactattgtttaatttgtaatgtaaataaataaacttgttaaACATGACCTGAGTGTCTGGAGAACAAAGTCAGACTAATTTATTCTACAAACACATTATGATAAACTCGAAAAATTGGTTTAGTGTAATTTACAAGCGGCCAAACACTGATATTTAGACACTGATGGTAGGCGATGTAAACATAAACTGTCACATTAggtcgttttaaaaattaagatttctcATAATTGGTCATAGGGCAATCTTACATTATTACTCACAGTTGTCCCATTTTTGTCAAGATTAGTTTCAAAGGAATATGAATTCATGCATGAgtgtagaaaaaattattcattcaatagaaaaattttatatttcctttttttaatcaatttatagataattttaaccctgataattttaaataatagatagtacgatttaatgaatgaagataataataacaagaTGATATGATATTTAAGTAGAACAATTGGAAGCaaagttttgacaatttgTGGTAGCAtacgaataataattaatacagtaATTTATGATGTAATTTGTAGATTCTTAGACACCACAGCAGTATTAATGCACAGTCCCAGATCCGATGACTTACAGGAGTTTTTGTCCTCGGTTTACAATGCCAGAATAGCCGCTCCCGGGAATGATTTCGTTGTTCCTTTTAATAGAGGtgaaaatgtatgtaattaatgtatacAATTCATTTCATcacattatcataattaatataaatattataatacaacCTTGTGTGAATCGAGAATTGTCTTAAAAAAAGACGAaccgatttaaaaattttgagttaAGTCAAAATGTAactacagtggtggaaaaaagtatgtaatatttgcttgttataaatgttacttaatgATTTCCCAAATTTGGTGTACTtctgaacaaatctaattttctGCTAAGTCAGTCCATTAGCCACAATGATATTTACaggtttactttttttataataatttggtcttgaaaaaattatgcgacaatttattaatattcataataaattaacaataactcaaacatttcaatttttgtggtGTAACCTTTGGCAATGTGTTAACAGGAATTTGTTGCCACTACTCCTGTATGGATTGAAGAACTTCTTGTTTGCTTTTGATGATTTATGTTCGGATACGACATTCTAATACTTCCTAAAGGTGCTCAATAGGATTTAGAAAGGGGAACTGAAAGGGCCATTCAAACACAATTAAGTTTTTGATTAGaagccaatttaattttaaacgatgTTTGGGATCGTTGTCTTGTTGAAATATACAGGGAAGTGACATTTCTTCTTCGCCTTGAATCCAATTTTGGATCGTCAAAAGCATCCCCAAACCATAATGCTTTCGCCATCATGTTTAACCGTaagaatttggtatttaaaatggtaTCGTTGCCCCGTCCCACGTCTCATAAATATTCTACCACCCGatccaaacaaattaaatttactttcttcACCACAAAGTATAGTGTTCCATTTTTCCTCAGTCCATGACAAGtggtattttgaaaatgacagACGGGACGCTCTGTTTTTCTTTGATAGCAGTGGTTTTTCAACTGCAACTCGGCCATGTAGTCCCGCATCAACAAGACGATTTCTCACTGTTCTGATACTAATATCTAGAATACGTCGAAATTATCTCCGTGATTTGTCTTGATGTTTTGCAAGGATTTTTTTGAAGGAGagccattttttaattttgtctattttgttgtttaaccCACGTCACATAGCCTTCGGCCTCTTTGACAAAGTTGAACTACTCTTCttaaattatagtaaacaTTACTACATTGAAACTGaccaataatattaagaatttatccgctaataaaataatccataTTTTTGTCAGAACGTCAAAGACGTACCcgataaaaatccaatttttaaaaatattccacacTTTTTTCATCACTGTACGTAAAATTGCCCGTCGTAGGTATTTCTAATTGATGTATTCgaaatttattacagaaaaaCTATCATAGCAATGATAAACATCAAGAGCAAAATAATTCATCGTGACATTGAAATATGCATAACGATTAAACAACGCGCATTATTGTATTTACACGATTTGCCCGTCgcattttaagttaaattaattggacATATCATGTAACACGTgaaaacacaattatttattattttcatgtaaCTGTATTTCTGTTTTGATTGGATGTAAACGggcaattttattatcaggttacgtttattatttaattattcgcaATGTTTCAGGTGTATTCGGTAGAGGTTCCTAGACCATTCCAACTTCCAAGCATACCAGAAAATGTAagcatgaatattttattttaggcaGATTAAATTGTgcggttaataatttttttgtatatttagttCCTTGGTCACGAGCCTAAgttgagtaaaattaaataattaacaatgcaCATTGTTATTAGCTTGccattattctttttattttaattataatatattattctattaattatagtttgctacaataaattgcaaaatattgacttttaatgatattacttcataatgtaattgttaatcaTACTTGCATAATAATGCAATgagataatgtaataaatgtttttcaaatttcttttgCATCGATTTTATCTAACtactattgatttaataaacatgATCATCAAAACATCTCTCGTTTAACAGAGAAACTTAACGGAATATTATAATGCGGTGGACATTAACAACATGATAATGGTGTTCGCGTCGATGTTGTTCGAAAGACGGATAATTTTCACGTCGAAAAAACTGAAGAGGCTGAGTGCGTGCGTCCAATCTGCCAACGACATCATCTATCCGATGAACTGGCAGCACATATTCATCCCTGTGCTGCCGATGGCGCTCCAAGAGTACCTGCTGGCGCCGATGCCCTTCCTCATCGGCGTGCCTGCGGAGGTTTTGAAGGTAGGATTttagtacttttatttattcaggctattttttagtaagagtgaattgtgtaaatattaattagggcCCTTTGtgtaaactaaactaaaaacaaaacgGACTAGTGATTCATAaaagtcataaaatattaaataaatacgtttatcaaaaatgtttttttctgtgtaaaagtaaaataaaattaaattgcgtATTAAGGAAACGTATTATAGAAACAATTTAcattaacaaataacaaattcCCCATTATCAaaaagattttcaaaaattaaaataccaacACCAAATATTgagtacttttttaaaaatattataaagattcacaaaataaattttaaaacactcctaaattattattattatcttgacgttaattaggaaacgcctctttttaaatgcaaaatataaaatattttaaattttatttaaaataattacactatattcttctttcattattcattttgtagccaaattaaaataatttctaccaattaaatcttaaacaaaataaatgcgaAATGTAGTTGATCATTGAATAGTTTCTTTGTCACTTCAATTATATGcccatataaaaattaaaattttataatgtaaataatacagaTGTGACCAAAAGTGATTATCAACTGATTATATAGTCCACTAAGTTTGTACAtgtatcataattaaaataaaaatccaaattcaattggaaacaaattagttaaatagtactagattatattataattatatcttatccgttatattataatctaatctaatacGTATGGCTTCCAAATGTATTTCTAATACAgattattcaacaaataatGTACATTTTCTCACAGACCCACATCTGAAATTGCACCAGTGAATATAATGTTTGTGACAGAATTGTTGCAATATTTATGTGAGTGAAACGAAAGTAATCATGTGTATCTGGTCAcgtgatatttttatagtatttcataacgtttttcattaataaatgttttttcctATCGTAAAAATGCTTCTCCGAAAACACATGTTGACACATTGTTAGCGAATTTCCTTCatatacaatacaaatatattacagTTATGAAGTTCCTAACTTATctagcaataaatattttcctatGGTTAACAATGCCACATCAGTGtattaaaattccaataaaaaaattaaacaaataaaaataaataaaaaaatttagacctttaatttgtagataaattatatacaattatacaaattatataattttaataaatatttatttttatatacattgcAAATGATATTTGACAATGCACTCataaaacgaatattttaaatgaaaataaattgcgcataagataaatatacaaattacacagtataaaaaatataaaattatttttgttaaaaagtaatataaacaCACCGAATGTTAAGCCAGttgtataaaatgaaattatataataaataataataatagagttaaaacacagtttttaaaacattattaaaataattaaagaattacgCAGAAAACATTAGTGGAGTACAATTACGTGCAGATTCTGAATTTTTGTATTCATTATGTAttcaaatatctattttagcaGAATAAGAAGcttaaatatgcatttttgttttttatttataataacttttttcacTTCATAATTTTACgaatttgaaaacatattagaaaaaaactgagttaattaatttctgtaaatCCCATTTTTTTCAGGTTGatagctttaatttcagttgatgataagattagattatttattgtctttcgaattattcaattatattattataatttttataataatacggAAAACAATTGACTTTATGTAAATGTTTAGACATCTCTTTTTGTTTCTTGTATTgtacagtttcacttcgaccaattcgtaattaaataattataataagcaaaaggcGGCTAGTAAAtagtcgatttaaattcacagacaGCAATGACAGACTGCAAATAAAAAGTTGCAGTAATTTTTgccaaatgaaatttaaaaagttttttctttcacaataaataaaattgaaaaaacaatgAACATCATAGGTATAGGCATCCAATTCAAATACTACagctcataattttatttcattttaataagttggtATAATTAAAGCCACAattgtatgtaataaaaattgaaatatctgactgaaaatttacaaattattaactttataaatatcccACGATACCagaatttatctaattaaaattttgccaACGATATGTCACCATTCTCATTACGTAAGATTTAGTTTATTTGCCCCGTAGCAATTGCGTACGATTCTAAAATTCCATTTTGTGACCCCCAGTAAATACCAGCCGGCGTCACGTATTGTttaacgaaacgaaattaaatGATTGGACACGATCACAGGTTCGTTATGAGACGAGAAGTCAGAAAACGAACCGTGTgcgttaacaataaatttaaaacagtatTGTTTCGCGTGGGCGACAACAGTTTATCGCCAGAACCACCTCCGGATTTTGAGCTgcagattaaaaattttaattgaaattgaacatttgaaagagacagataattaacaccACGTGACTGACATCTTTCACTTCTGCTTATgtgaattaaaaacttttagtaactgtactattttatttgcacCACCACAAATGGAGTTGAATGATTATTTGCTGTCCCACAGATAAATGACTGGAGATACAGTGCTTCGTGAAAAGTCTGAACTTTGGGACTGAAGATAAGAGACgacaatgaattattattactggACTATCAGTGGGAGTTCAAAAGTATTTATGTAccacaaatttacaatataactGTGGGCTGAATGGAGTGAAAACCCGTAATAGGTTTTCATGCATAAAGTTCATTTATGAGgcattgaattattttgattaatcttTTCGGAGAACTACGTTAAATGATAGAAATAATGTCATCATACTGTAGTGGTCGTTGGAGCAATTTTtcgaaatgttaaatattattgcctattttatttaatatattcttgttCTGTAAAGTATTGTATACAAGATGTTTCTAACATAGGTAGATGAAATTTGGGATCAGGTACACCACCCATCTAAactacttaataaaaaaaacaaatttaaaagaggactggtttttaatttttccacagaattatgcctaattttttatgaaatttgaacgTACCCatctatatttaatgaaaacaattatatgaagaatatgattttattaaaattggacaaaaaatataaattttaaagtgagcaagctcatattttaataagttgcggtaattataattactatgttagataataaaaggaaatttacctaatttagCTAAAAACTTCctcaaacataatttattcaaacaaattgtcaaaaaatttaatttttatgcttGTGTTCCTGTCGAAACGACATCGAATTGTCTGAGTAATATTGGACTAGAGGTGGAGCGTGTGTTTATCCTTGACATATGATACATTTTTGAACGAACAGTTTTTACCGCCCCTGCAACCTTTCGCATTTAATTTTCGCTGCAGTGGGCGAGATTAAAAGTCAATGTAATTTTCGATGCGGCAAAACCCTTAATACCAAATCCGGTGACATGTCCCATTATTGGGTCTACGCCTACATAGaacgatttcaaattttatgtgccacggtgattttttttttgtttctgcTATCACAAATGTGGTCACAAACATCGACCTATTTCTGGGTCGGCTAtgaaaatttcgaaatttgcaattataattttatattgcatGAGTAAGTAATACGTTAGCAAGTTTATTggtttcaatttgttttttttactcAAGTTTGAAATTATAAGATTCACAACTGTCGTCTAAAAACCATTAACCAAATTAAGCGtttatttcaaagtttcaGTTCTAACTGCAATTTCGTTGCACAGCAAGCATTAATGGTAGAATTCATGAATTTGTGAGCAATAAACGGTGCttgtattaaaagtttattacatccGGATCAGCCAGTCATTGACCCTTTTTCGCTTTTACTCCATGCACCGTCCGTAATTGCAACGGAAAATCAGTGCAATATACTCTAAGAAAATCTTACTTGATGAATATTTACCAGTAAATAATGTTGACTAAGATTAGTCTGATGTCATGATCGTATATACTTACTGGaatgtaatgttttattaatatttgtttgatttatAGATAGATGATTAGATTATAGGTATCCTAGAATTTGAtatcactttttatatttgactATTCAGTTACGCATTAAAACATATATCAAGAGGGAATGAACTTAtctatagtaaaaattttatatagaatacgAAAATGctaatgttttttttgttaattgtaaagaaaagatACACTTTTACCAACAaagattttagaaatttattgttcaaaactgttaatatattagtattaatatgcCTCCAAATATTCATTTCCTATATTCCCATCTAGATTAATTTCCCCTTAATTTAGGactatgaattttatgaaagttGGAAAGTATAAGACATATAAAAAGAGAACACGTTAGGTAATCATTGCTGGTTTGTGTCCTTATAGTTAACCaccacaaataatttaaaaactaatttcttttattaaattttgtatttaagctACGTTGGTTGAAACaaagtatagaatatttatttacttgttgcaaatattacttaatggtTTTCCTAATCTGTTGCAAAtctgaacaaatctaatttactgcaAGATCGAACCAATCACAATGATCATTATATTCATAggct includes these proteins:
- the LOC109594236 gene encoding probable palmitoyltransferase ZDHHC24 → MILRKNLLPRRVSDALTTLFVIVMIPTVYYFEIFIVLPRFYMMWSFWHIFHCTLGTYILWNIVTNFVALQLCDTSIRGRLMPSNPGKSWRFCSVCESFAPPRSWHCQVCDVCILKRDHHCIFISYCIGHDNLRYFIMFVLYMFIATVYASYYNLMFIWEVVPFDYSWKTLFKIIFPFAVLFIDFTHNQAYVVVSLIIIIGAIFCGVLLFYHTSNMLKAQVTKERNKSLNEYDRGVWNNIKDVLGDKWYLVWLSPFIKSSLDQDGINWITKNSDKAK